A genome region from Baekduia alba includes the following:
- the grxD gene encoding Grx4 family monothiol glutaredoxin translates to MSSDTNPIRDAIAEAIRDNKTILFMKGNPDAPACGFSARTVAALQALDAPFAAVDILPDPRIRQELSALSNWPTIPQLFVDGELVGGCDIVTEMFESGELAEALGVEQPDAVSAPAQDAAPAPLGIENRLS, encoded by the coding sequence ATGAGCAGCGACACGAACCCCATCCGTGACGCGATCGCCGAGGCGATCCGCGACAACAAGACGATCCTCTTCATGAAGGGCAACCCCGACGCCCCGGCGTGCGGGTTCAGCGCGCGCACCGTCGCGGCGCTGCAGGCCCTGGACGCGCCGTTCGCCGCCGTCGACATCCTCCCGGATCCGCGGATCCGCCAGGAGCTGTCGGCGCTGTCGAACTGGCCCACGATCCCGCAGCTCTTCGTCGACGGCGAGCTCGTCGGCGGCTGCGACATCGTCACCGAGATGTTCGAGTCCGGCGAGCTGGCCGAGGCGCTCGGCGTCGAGCAGCCGGACGCCGTCAGCGCCCCCGCTCAGGACGCCGCCCCGGCGCCGCTGGGCATCGAGAACCGCCTGTCCTAG
- a CDS encoding HesB/IscA family protein, producing the protein MTGTTVTYQAKGVQFTDKGAEKVREFLESQGADVTSAGLRVGVRGGGCSGFQYQLAFDDEHDGDAIFEHQGLRILVDAQSLPYVDGSQIDYVDSLQGAGFQVNNPNVVAACGCGSSFRVEDEEQVSAV; encoded by the coding sequence ATGACCGGAACCACCGTTACGTACCAGGCCAAGGGCGTCCAGTTCACGGACAAGGGCGCCGAGAAGGTCCGCGAGTTCCTGGAGTCCCAGGGCGCGGACGTCACCTCCGCCGGCCTGCGCGTCGGCGTGCGCGGTGGCGGCTGCTCGGGCTTCCAGTACCAGCTCGCGTTCGACGACGAGCACGATGGCGACGCCATCTTCGAGCACCAGGGGCTGCGCATCCTGGTCGACGCCCAGAGCCTTCCCTACGTGGACGGCTCGCAGATCGACTACGTCGACTCGCTGCAGGGCGCGGGCTTCCAGGTGAACAACCCGAACGTGGTCGCGGCCTGCGGCTGCGGCTCGTCCTTCCGCGTGGAGGACGAAGAGCAGGTCTCCGCGGTCTAG
- a CDS encoding BolA family protein, whose translation MPTTDEIKRRIEAAVPDSTVEVEDWTGGGDHFRATVVSPAFAGLSRIAQHRLVYDVFGAEIGGPIHALSLTTKVPEQA comes from the coding sequence ATGCCGACGACCGACGAGATCAAGCGCCGCATCGAGGCGGCGGTCCCGGACAGCACCGTCGAGGTGGAGGATTGGACGGGAGGCGGAGACCACTTCCGCGCCACCGTCGTCTCCCCCGCGTTCGCCGGTCTGAGCCGCATCGCGCAGCATCGGCTGGTCTACGACGTGTTCGGCGCGGAGATCGGCGGGCCGATCCACGCCCTTTCCCTCACCACCAAAGTCCCGGAGCAGGCATGA
- the mtnA gene encoding S-methyl-5-thioribose-1-phosphate isomerase, protein MALGAPSIQAVRWDGRRLSLLDQTLLPGAETWLTLTGAADTAEAIRRLAVRGAPNIGIAAAYGVAMDLSARPSLGALEEACEVLIAARPTAVNLAWAVERVRAACLGAGPSTIASAARGAAQKIHAAEDAASGAMAELGADWLAARGVRTILTHCNTGALATGGRGSALGVCIELAARVEGVTVIACETRPLLQGARLTAWELQRLGIPFALIVDGAAAGLLRRGAADAVIVGCDRVAANGDVANKVGTYAHALAARAVDLPFAVAGPTSTVDLATPDGDAIAIEERGAEEVVAFGGVDVAPAGTPVINPAFDVTPAALVSALITEKGIAAPVDAAAVAGLLA, encoded by the coding sequence GTGGCCCTCGGCGCTCCCTCGATCCAGGCGGTCCGGTGGGACGGACGTCGCCTCTCGCTGCTCGACCAGACGCTGCTCCCCGGCGCCGAGACGTGGCTGACGCTGACGGGCGCCGCGGACACGGCGGAGGCGATCCGCCGGCTGGCCGTGCGCGGCGCGCCGAACATCGGGATCGCCGCCGCCTACGGCGTGGCGATGGACCTGTCGGCACGGCCGTCGCTCGGCGCGCTGGAGGAGGCGTGCGAGGTCCTGATCGCCGCCCGGCCGACGGCCGTGAACCTGGCGTGGGCGGTCGAACGCGTGCGCGCGGCGTGCCTCGGCGCCGGGCCGTCGACCATCGCCAGCGCCGCCCGCGGCGCGGCCCAGAAGATCCACGCGGCCGAGGACGCGGCGAGCGGCGCGATGGCCGAGCTGGGCGCCGACTGGCTCGCCGCCCGCGGCGTCCGGACGATCCTCACGCACTGCAACACCGGCGCGCTGGCGACCGGCGGGCGCGGCTCGGCGCTGGGCGTGTGCATCGAGCTGGCCGCGCGGGTCGAGGGCGTGACGGTGATCGCGTGCGAGACGCGGCCGCTGCTGCAGGGCGCCCGGCTGACGGCGTGGGAGCTGCAGCGCCTCGGCATCCCGTTCGCGCTGATCGTGGACGGGGCGGCCGCGGGGCTGCTGCGCCGCGGCGCCGCCGACGCGGTCATCGTCGGCTGCGACCGCGTGGCGGCCAACGGCGACGTCGCCAACAAGGTCGGGACCTACGCGCACGCGCTCGCGGCGCGCGCGGTGGACCTGCCGTTCGCGGTGGCGGGCCCGACCTCCACGGTGGACCTCGCGACGCCCGACGGCGACGCGATCGCGATCGAGGAGCGCGGCGCCGAGGAGGTCGTCGCCTTCGGCGGCGTCGACGTCGCCCCGGCCGGGACGCCGGTCATCAACCCCGCCTTCGACGTCACGCCGGCCGCGCTCGTCAGCGCGCTGATCACCGAGAAGGGCATCGCCGCGCCGGTCGACGCCGCGGCGGTCGCGGGGCTGTTGGCATGA
- a CDS encoding alcohol dehydrogenase catalytic domain-containing protein, whose amino-acid sequence MRVARSVAPREVRVDEDPEPVAGPGEVVCRVLACGVCGSDISDAWVAPKLPVVLGHELTGEVVEVGEGVVGLGVGDRVVVHHHVSCGECRRCQRGHETLCESFRTTNIAPGGFAERVRIPPELVGELLLLEDLDEERGTFVEPLACVLRALNRARLRAGDSLLVVGAGTSGLLAIAAAHARGVEAVWVREPREDRMAHALALGAERHGNELVDVALVASGAPEAIDTAFAAVAPGGAMVLYATPSPGKPLTLDAVSLYRREVDVVPSYSAGARDMIDAYDLLKAGAVDPLPWVTHRVGLEETGHALDMVRSGEAIKVLVLP is encoded by the coding sequence ATGAGGGTCGCCCGCTCCGTCGCGCCGCGCGAGGTCCGCGTCGACGAGGACCCGGAGCCGGTCGCCGGGCCGGGCGAGGTCGTCTGCCGGGTCCTGGCGTGCGGCGTCTGCGGCTCGGACATCAGCGACGCGTGGGTGGCGCCGAAGCTGCCGGTCGTCCTCGGCCACGAGCTGACCGGGGAAGTTGTAGAAGTCGGCGAGGGCGTCGTCGGGCTGGGCGTCGGCGACCGAGTTGTCGTCCATCACCACGTCTCGTGCGGCGAGTGCCGGCGCTGCCAGCGCGGGCACGAGACGTTGTGCGAGTCCTTCCGGACCACGAACATCGCGCCGGGCGGCTTTGCCGAGCGCGTCCGGATCCCGCCCGAGCTCGTCGGCGAGCTGCTGTTGTTGGAGGACTTGGACGAGGAGCGCGGGACGTTCGTCGAGCCGCTGGCCTGCGTCCTGCGCGCCCTGAACCGGGCGCGGCTGCGCGCGGGCGACAGCCTGCTCGTCGTCGGCGCTGGGACCAGCGGCCTGCTGGCGATCGCGGCCGCCCACGCGCGCGGGGTGGAGGCGGTCTGGGTGCGCGAGCCGCGCGAGGACCGGATGGCGCACGCGCTCGCGCTCGGCGCCGAGCGCCACGGCAACGAGCTGGTCGACGTCGCGCTCGTCGCCTCCGGCGCGCCGGAGGCGATCGACACGGCGTTCGCGGCCGTCGCGCCCGGCGGCGCGATGGTGCTCTACGCCACGCCCTCCCCCGGCAAGCCGCTGACGCTCGACGCCGTGTCGCTGTACCGGCGCGAGGTCGACGTGGTCCCCTCCTACTCGGCGGGCGCGCGCGACATGATCGACGCCTATGACCTGCTGAAGGCCGGCGCGGTCGACCCGCTGCCGTGGGTCACTCATCGCGTGGGGCTCGAGGAGACCGGGCACGCCCTGGACATGGTGCGCTCCGGCGAGGCGATCAAAGTCCTGGTGCTGCCCTGA